A genome region from Thermomonospora amylolytica includes the following:
- a CDS encoding TfoX/Sxy family protein, whose amino-acid sequence MATATARQRPATARAVADGLKLHRRVLRPAGREYTVIGLRPGTAVRFSTNHFHETWHILSDQRGARLLARLMWGLSYQARPGTLLLVDRPFLVPTPFEADPPDPFVIVPGWHTALDGRAARALAARLPLRSAPDGTVRWRTHGLDAARADERPFWERYPDHRVPDRGQVTRLPGGLIAFVPRSPDELRYWAESVDSLRVTGTSDMDYRYIGHWDHGHPGEVQIFRTFHRDVGIARRARADVLARPHAPADPTGLRVRIWRQCGAIKRGRNMKIANCRNLGPRSAEQLALVGIDTLDDLAERGAVQTYLDLRDAGVPGLTRTMLWAMEGAITGTDWRALPPGRRQELLSELERAERDPRRR is encoded by the coding sequence ATGGCGACGGCGACCGCACGGCAACGGCCCGCCACCGCGCGGGCCGTCGCCGACGGCCTCAAGCTCCACCGCCGCGTCCTGCGGCCGGCCGGGCGCGAGTACACGGTCATCGGGCTGCGTCCCGGCACCGCCGTGCGGTTCAGCACCAACCACTTCCACGAGACCTGGCACATCCTGTCCGACCAGCGCGGGGCCAGGCTGCTGGCCCGGCTGATGTGGGGGCTGTCCTACCAGGCCCGCCCCGGCACGCTGCTGCTGGTCGACCGGCCGTTCCTGGTGCCGACCCCGTTCGAGGCCGACCCGCCCGACCCGTTCGTGATCGTGCCCGGCTGGCACACCGCGCTGGACGGGCGGGCGGCCCGCGCGCTGGCCGCCCGGCTGCCGCTGCGGTCCGCGCCCGACGGCACGGTGCGCTGGCGCACCCACGGGCTGGACGCCGCACGAGCCGACGAGCGGCCGTTCTGGGAGCGGTATCCCGACCACCGGGTGCCCGACCGCGGCCAGGTCACCCGGCTGCCCGGCGGCCTCATCGCCTTCGTCCCCCGCAGCCCCGACGAGCTGCGGTACTGGGCGGAATCGGTCGACAGCCTGCGCGTGACGGGCACGTCCGACATGGACTACCGCTACATCGGGCACTGGGACCACGGCCATCCGGGGGAGGTGCAGATCTTCCGGACGTTCCACCGGGACGTGGGGATCGCCCGCCGCGCCCGCGCCGACGTGCTGGCCCGCCCGCACGCCCCCGCCGACCCGACCGGGCTGCGGGTGCGCATCTGGCGGCAGTGCGGCGCGATCAAACGGGGGAGGAACATGAAGATCGCCAACTGCCGCAACCTGGGTCCCCGCTCCGCCGAGCAGCTCGCCCTGGTCGGCATCGACACCCTCGACGACCTGGCCGAACGCGGGGCCGTACAGACATATCTGGACCTGCGCGACGCCGGCGTGCCCGGCCTGACCCGCACCATGCTGTGGGCGATGGAGGGCGCGATCACCGGCACCGACTGGCGCGCCCTCCCGCCCGGCCGCAGACAGGAACTGCTCAGCGAGCTGGAACGCGCAGAACGCGATCCACGAAGGCGGTGA
- a CDS encoding NTP transferase domain-containing protein, with protein sequence MTDVTGGGFDAVILAGGRARRMGGVDKPAEVVAGRSLIGWTADAVTGAGRLVVVGPPRPEPAGAVFVREDPPGGGPVPALRAGLAEVAAPWTVLLAADLPFLRAGQVTELRRAAAGHGTGAVLVDGDGRPQWLIGCWSTGRLRAALDGYAGGSLRGLMEPLGPAEVGAAAGERPPWYDCDTPESLGRARRIAEGRMLEEWIEAVCRELGLDREQIDRDLVLDLARDVAHGVARPAAPLTAYLLGLAVGRGDAARDAAARITDLAESWADRPAARS encoded by the coding sequence GTGACCGATGTGACCGGCGGCGGGTTCGATGCCGTGATCCTCGCCGGGGGACGTGCCCGGCGGATGGGCGGCGTGGACAAGCCCGCCGAGGTGGTCGCCGGACGGTCGTTGATCGGGTGGACGGCGGACGCGGTCACGGGGGCCGGGCGGCTGGTGGTGGTGGGGCCGCCACGGCCGGAGCCGGCCGGGGCGGTGTTCGTGCGGGAGGATCCGCCGGGGGGCGGGCCGGTGCCGGCGCTGCGGGCCGGGCTGGCCGAGGTCGCCGCGCCGTGGACGGTGCTGCTGGCGGCGGATCTGCCGTTCCTGCGGGCCGGGCAGGTGACGGAACTGCGCCGGGCGGCCGCCGGGCACGGGACGGGGGCCGTGCTGGTGGACGGGGACGGGCGGCCGCAGTGGCTGATCGGGTGCTGGAGCACCGGGCGGTTGCGGGCGGCGCTGGACGGGTATGCGGGCGGGTCGTTGCGGGGGCTGATGGAGCCGCTGGGTCCTGCGGAGGTGGGGGCCGCGGCGGGTGAGCGGCCCCCCTGGTACGACTGTGACACCCCGGAATCACTGGGGCGGGCGCGACGCATCGCGGAGGGTCGGATGCTGGAGGAGTGGATCGAGGCGGTCTGCCGGGAACTGGGCCTGGACCGGGAGCAGATCGACCGGGACCTGGTCCTGGACCTGGCGCGGGACGTGGCGCACGGCGTGGCGCGCCCGGCCGCGCCGCTGACCGCCTACCTGCTCGGCCTGGCGGTCGGCCGCGGCGACGCCGCCCGGGACGCCGCCGCGCGGATCACCGACCTGGCCGAGAGCTGGGCCGACCGGCCCGCCGCCCGTTCCTGA
- the moaA gene encoding GTP 3',8-cyclase MoaA — protein sequence MLVDGFGRIATDLRVSLTDRCNLRCSYCMPPEGLQWLPKPELLTDDEVVRLVALGVTRLGITEVRFTGGEPLLRRGLPDIVARTAALEPRPQISLTTNGIGLDRLAPALAEAGLDRVNVSLDTLDPETFRRLAHRDRLPDVLAGLRAAAETGLRPVKVNAVLIRGLNEHEAVPLLRYCLEHGYELRFIEQMPLDAQHGWRRSDMVTAEEILDLLAKDFDLVPEEPEARGSAPAERFLVDGGPARVGVIGSVTRPFCGSCDRVRLTADGQIRNCLFATEESDLRAALRAGATDDELAERWRAAVRTKKAGHGIDDSGFLQPSRPMSAIGG from the coding sequence GTGCTGGTCGACGGTTTCGGCCGGATCGCGACGGACCTGCGGGTCTCCCTCACCGACAGGTGCAACCTGCGGTGCTCGTACTGCATGCCGCCCGAGGGCCTGCAGTGGCTGCCCAAGCCCGAGCTGCTCACCGACGACGAGGTGGTGCGGCTGGTGGCGCTCGGGGTGACGCGGCTGGGCATCACCGAGGTCCGCTTCACCGGAGGGGAGCCGCTGCTGCGCCGCGGGCTGCCGGACATCGTCGCCCGCACCGCCGCGCTGGAGCCCCGCCCGCAGATCTCGCTGACCACCAACGGCATCGGCCTGGACCGGCTGGCCCCGGCGCTGGCCGAGGCGGGCCTGGACCGGGTGAACGTCTCGCTGGACACCCTGGACCCGGAGACGTTCCGGCGGCTGGCGCACCGCGACCGGCTGCCCGACGTGCTGGCCGGGCTGCGCGCCGCCGCCGAGACGGGCCTGCGCCCGGTCAAGGTGAACGCGGTGCTGATACGCGGGCTCAACGAGCACGAGGCGGTCCCGCTGCTGCGGTACTGCCTGGAGCACGGCTACGAGCTGCGGTTCATCGAGCAGATGCCGCTGGACGCCCAGCACGGCTGGCGGCGCTCGGACATGGTCACCGCCGAGGAGATCCTGGACCTGCTGGCGAAGGACTTCGACCTGGTCCCCGAGGAGCCGGAGGCCCGCGGCAGCGCCCCCGCCGAACGGTTCCTGGTCGACGGCGGCCCCGCCCGGGTCGGCGTGATCGGCTCGGTCACCCGCCCGTTCTGCGGCTCCTGCGACCGGGTCCGCCTCACCGCCGACGGCCAGATCCGCAACTGCCTGTTCGCCACCGAGGAGTCCGACCTGCGCGCCGCCCTGCGCGCCGGCGCCACCGACGACGAGCTGGCCGAACGCTGGCGCGCCGCCGTCCGCACCAAGAAGGCGGGCCACGGCATCGACGACTCCGGCTTCCTCCAGCCCTCCCGCCCCATGTCGGCGATCGGCGGGTGA
- a CDS encoding alpha/beta hydrolase, whose protein sequence is MVTPREWEFAGRNGAVAARSWPRPDPRYLAVLVHGYGEHLGRYDHVVRALADHGASVCGLDHVGHGRSAGERVLITDFEEVVADLHTLVTDARADAPGLPVVLIGHSMGGMIAARYAQLHRDELTALVLSGPVLGRWDALQMLLGLEEIPEIPIDPTTLSRDPAVGEAYAADPLVWHGPFKRPTLEALDRCIRTINEHGSLGDLPTLWVHGEDDQLVPPAGTRTGIEAIRGSDLTERIYPQARHEVFNETNSAEVLGDVTAFVDRVLRVPAR, encoded by the coding sequence ATGGTCACGCCGCGGGAATGGGAGTTCGCCGGACGCAACGGGGCGGTCGCCGCCCGCTCCTGGCCGCGCCCCGATCCCCGCTACCTGGCGGTCCTGGTGCACGGGTACGGCGAGCATCTGGGCCGGTACGACCATGTGGTGCGGGCGCTGGCCGACCACGGGGCGAGCGTGTGCGGCCTGGACCACGTCGGGCACGGCAGGTCGGCCGGCGAGCGGGTGCTGATCACCGACTTCGAGGAAGTGGTGGCCGACCTGCACACGCTGGTCACCGACGCCCGCGCCGACGCACCCGGCCTCCCGGTGGTGCTGATCGGCCACTCGATGGGCGGGATGATCGCCGCCCGGTACGCCCAGCTGCACCGCGACGAGCTGACGGCGCTGGTGCTGTCGGGGCCGGTGCTGGGCCGCTGGGACGCGCTGCAGATGCTGCTGGGGCTGGAGGAGATCCCCGAGATCCCGATCGACCCGACCACCCTGTCGCGGGACCCGGCGGTCGGCGAGGCGTACGCCGCCGACCCGCTGGTGTGGCACGGGCCGTTCAAGCGGCCGACGCTGGAGGCGCTGGACCGCTGCATCAGGACCATCAACGAGCACGGCTCGCTCGGCGACCTGCCGACGCTGTGGGTGCACGGGGAGGACGACCAGCTCGTGCCGCCGGCGGGGACGCGGACCGGGATCGAGGCGATCCGCGGCTCGGACCTGACCGAGAGGATCTACCCGCAGGCCCGGCACGAGGTGTTCAACGAGACCAACTCGGCCGAGGTGCTGGGCGACGTCACCGCCTTCGTGGATCGCGTTCTGCGCGTTCCAGCTCGCTGA
- a CDS encoding DUF2267 domain-containing protein produces the protein MQHDEFIGLVQNRARLSSRGEAERACRAVLETLGERVPEGLADKLAAQLPHEIGEHLRRTEVFGGAGTGERFDRHDFIERVASRAGVDEPKAAYLARTVLEIVHQATEGRIIEKVEESLPPDIRRLVTSGSKG, from the coding sequence ATGCAGCATGACGAGTTCATCGGTCTCGTGCAGAACCGGGCCCGGCTGTCCAGTCGCGGGGAGGCGGAACGGGCGTGCCGGGCGGTCCTGGAGACGCTCGGCGAGCGGGTGCCCGAGGGGCTGGCCGACAAGCTCGCCGCGCAGCTGCCCCACGAGATCGGCGAGCATCTGCGGCGCACCGAGGTGTTCGGCGGGGCCGGCACCGGCGAGCGGTTCGACCGGCACGACTTCATCGAGCGGGTCGCCTCCCGCGCGGGCGTGGACGAGCCCAAGGCCGCCTACCTGGCCCGCACCGTGCTGGAGATCGTGCACCAGGCCACCGAGGGCCGGATCATCGAGAAGGTCGAGGAGAGCCTGCCGCCCGACATCCGCCGGCTGGTCACCTCGGGCAGCAAGGGTTGA
- the polA gene encoding DNA polymerase I yields the protein MNDPAGRLLLVDGHSLAYRAFYALPVENFSTTGGQPTNLVYGFASMLANALRDERPTHVAVAFDVSRQTFRTELFPEYKAGRARSPEEFGGQLKILDDLLAAMRIPALRAPGHEADDIIATLTEQARGQGLEVLILSGDRDVLQLVDERVTVLYYTRAAEPARCTPERVAERYGLTPRQYPDFAALRGDPSDNLPSIPGIGEKTAARWIREYGSLAALLDRAEEVPGKAGERLRAALDTVRLNRRLTELVRDVDLPVGPQDLRRRPYDLAAFTALLDDLEFRNPSLRERLFAADPGGGRDRGGESPTVRIRGAELTPGALAGWLAARAGAPVGIATVHEWARGTGRVARMGLATGDGHATAFETGRLTGADERALAGWLADPAAPKVVEDAKAVHRVFAEHGWRVAGIAEDTSMLAYLLRPGLAAYALDDLAGRYLGRRPPVAEGPQWASALLVRARMVLDLAGLLAPRLEATGMGDLLRTVELPLAGLLARMERTGVRVDRRMLGELEARFAAGMAEAAEEAARIVGHPFNPGSTKQLQRVLFEELGLPPTKRIKSGYSTDADALAWLATRTDSPMPRVLLRHRDIARLHMTVAGLIRELGADGRLHTSFQQTVAATGRLTSTEPNLQVIPIRTAEGRRIRRAFVPGEGYAELLTADYSQLELRVMAHLSRDPMLLEAFSSGEDLHTTMAAQVFGVAPTAVDAGMRRRIKAMSYGLAYGLSAFGLAKQLGIPVEEAGPLMDAYFARFGGVRDYLDGVVEEARRTGYTETILGRRRYLPALTSDQRQRRQTAERMALNAPIQGSAADIVKLAMLGVDAALQEAGLRSRLLLQVHDELVLEVAPGERDAVAALVRRRMSGAYPLAVPLETSVGAGPDWDAAAH from the coding sequence ATGAACGATCCGGCGGGACGGCTGCTGCTGGTGGACGGGCACTCGCTGGCCTACCGGGCGTTCTACGCGCTTCCGGTGGAGAACTTCAGCACCACCGGCGGGCAGCCGACCAACCTGGTGTACGGGTTCGCCTCGATGCTGGCCAACGCGCTGCGCGACGAGCGGCCCACCCATGTGGCGGTGGCGTTCGACGTGTCCCGGCAGACGTTCCGGACGGAGCTGTTCCCCGAGTACAAGGCGGGGCGGGCCAGGTCGCCGGAGGAGTTCGGCGGGCAGCTGAAGATCCTGGACGACCTGCTGGCGGCGATGCGGATCCCGGCGCTGCGGGCGCCCGGCCACGAGGCCGACGACATCATCGCCACGCTGACCGAGCAGGCCCGCGGGCAGGGCCTGGAGGTCCTGATCCTCAGCGGCGACCGGGACGTGCTGCAGCTCGTCGACGAGCGCGTGACGGTGCTGTACTACACGCGGGCCGCCGAGCCGGCCCGCTGCACGCCCGAACGGGTCGCCGAGCGGTACGGCCTGACGCCCCGGCAGTATCCGGACTTCGCGGCCCTGCGCGGGGACCCGTCCGACAACCTGCCGAGCATCCCCGGCATCGGGGAGAAGACCGCCGCCAGGTGGATCCGCGAGTACGGCTCCCTGGCCGCGCTGCTGGACCGGGCGGAGGAGGTGCCGGGCAAGGCCGGGGAGCGGCTGCGCGCCGCCCTGGACACGGTGCGGCTCAACCGGCGGCTCACCGAGCTGGTGCGGGACGTCGACCTGCCGGTGGGGCCGCAGGACCTGCGGCGGCGGCCCTACGACCTGGCCGCGTTCACCGCGCTGCTGGACGATCTGGAGTTCCGCAACCCCAGCCTGCGGGAACGGCTGTTCGCCGCCGATCCGGGCGGCGGGCGCGACCGGGGCGGGGAGTCGCCCACGGTGCGGATCCGCGGGGCGGAGCTGACGCCGGGCGCCCTGGCGGGCTGGCTGGCGGCCCGGGCCGGCGCGCCGGTGGGGATCGCGACGGTGCACGAGTGGGCGCGCGGGACCGGGCGGGTGGCCCGGATGGGGCTGGCGACCGGCGACGGGCACGCGACCGCGTTCGAGACCGGGCGGCTCACCGGCGCCGACGAACGGGCCCTGGCCGGGTGGCTGGCCGATCCGGCCGCGCCGAAGGTCGTCGAGGACGCCAAGGCGGTGCACCGGGTGTTCGCCGAGCACGGCTGGCGGGTGGCGGGCATCGCCGAGGACACCTCGATGCTCGCGTACCTGCTGCGGCCCGGCCTGGCCGCGTACGCCCTGGACGACCTGGCGGGCCGGTATCTGGGGCGGCGCCCGCCGGTCGCCGAGGGACCGCAGTGGGCCTCGGCGCTGCTGGTGCGGGCCCGGATGGTGCTGGACCTGGCCGGGCTGCTGGCGCCCCGGCTGGAGGCCACCGGGATGGGCGACCTGCTGCGGACCGTGGAGCTGCCGCTGGCCGGGCTGCTGGCGCGGATGGAGCGCACCGGCGTACGGGTGGACCGGCGGATGCTGGGCGAGCTGGAGGCCCGGTTCGCCGCCGGGATGGCCGAGGCCGCCGAGGAGGCCGCGCGGATCGTCGGGCACCCGTTCAACCCGGGCTCGACCAAGCAGTTGCAGCGGGTGCTGTTCGAGGAGCTGGGGCTGCCGCCCACCAAGCGGATCAAGTCCGGGTACTCCACCGACGCCGACGCGCTGGCCTGGCTGGCGACGCGGACCGACAGCCCGATGCCCCGGGTGCTGCTGCGGCACCGCGACATCGCCCGGCTGCACATGACGGTGGCCGGGCTGATCCGCGAGCTCGGTGCCGACGGGCGGCTGCACACCTCGTTCCAGCAGACCGTGGCGGCCACCGGGCGGCTGACCTCCACCGAGCCGAACCTGCAGGTCATCCCCATCCGCACGGCCGAGGGGCGGCGGATCCGGCGGGCGTTCGTGCCCGGCGAGGGGTACGCCGAGCTGCTGACGGCCGACTACAGCCAGCTGGAACTGCGGGTGATGGCGCACCTGTCGCGCGATCCGATGCTGCTGGAGGCGTTCTCCTCCGGGGAGGACCTGCACACCACGATGGCGGCGCAGGTGTTCGGGGTGGCGCCGACCGCGGTGGACGCCGGGATGCGGCGGCGGATCAAGGCGATGTCGTACGGGCTGGCCTACGGGCTGTCGGCGTTCGGGCTGGCCAAGCAGCTCGGCATCCCGGTGGAGGAGGCCGGGCCGCTGATGGACGCCTACTTCGCGCGGTTCGGCGGGGTCCGCGACTACCTGGACGGGGTGGTGGAGGAGGCGCGGCGCACCGGCTACACCGAGACGATCCTGGGCCGCCGCCGCTACCTGCCCGCGCTGACCAGCGACCAGCGGCAGCGGCGGCAGACGGCCGAGCGGATGGCGCTGAACGCCCCGATCCAGGGGTCGGCCGCCGACATCGTCAAGCTGGCGATGCTGGGCGTGGACGCGGCGCTGCAGGAGGCCGGGCTGCGCAGCCGGCTGCTGCTGCAGGTGCACGACGAGCTGGTCCTGGAGGTCGCCCCGGGCGAGCGGGACGCGGTGGCGGCGCTGGTCCGCCGGCGGATGTCCGGCGCCTATCCGCTGGCGGTGCCGCTGGAGACGTCCGTGGGGGCCGGTCCGGACTGGGACGCGGCGGCGCACTGA
- a CDS encoding RtcB family protein, with translation MPYTTLRGGHVPIRMWTDPAEVEPAALDQLRNVAELPWVHGVAVMPDVHYGKGATVGSVIAMRDAVSPAAVGVDIGCGMTAVRSSLTVEDLPDDLSRLRSGLEKAIPVGHHAHKTPVDPSAVPGLRERGWYEFWKRFDELIPSVRDRFGRARAQMGTLGGGNHFLEVCADDDGAIWIVLHSGSRNIGKELAERHIEAARRLPHNQDLPDKDLAVFLGGTRKMDEYRRDLFWAQEYARRNRALMMALAQNAVTRFFSGRRIEWTEHISCHHNYVAEEEYDGVELLVTRKGAIRAGAGDLGIIPGSMATGTYIVRGLGNPQAFNSASHGAGRRMSRNKARKTFTVEDLQAQTQGVECRKDAGVLDEIPAAYKDLESVIAAQSDLVRVEAHLRQLVCIKG, from the coding sequence ATGCCGTACACGACCCTGCGGGGCGGCCACGTTCCGATCCGCATGTGGACCGACCCGGCCGAGGTGGAACCGGCCGCCCTCGACCAGCTGCGCAACGTGGCCGAGCTGCCGTGGGTGCACGGCGTCGCGGTGATGCCCGACGTGCACTACGGCAAGGGCGCCACCGTCGGCTCGGTGATCGCGATGCGCGACGCGGTGTCCCCGGCCGCCGTGGGCGTGGACATCGGCTGCGGCATGACCGCCGTCCGCTCCAGCCTCACCGTCGAGGACCTGCCCGACGACCTGTCCCGGCTGCGGTCCGGCCTGGAGAAGGCGATCCCGGTCGGCCACCACGCGCACAAGACCCCGGTCGACCCGTCGGCGGTGCCCGGGCTGCGCGAACGCGGCTGGTACGAGTTCTGGAAGCGGTTCGACGAGCTGATCCCCTCGGTCCGCGACCGGTTCGGCCGGGCCCGCGCCCAGATGGGCACCCTCGGCGGCGGCAACCACTTCCTGGAGGTGTGCGCCGACGACGACGGGGCGATCTGGATCGTGCTGCACTCCGGCTCCCGCAACATCGGCAAGGAACTGGCCGAGCGGCACATCGAGGCGGCCCGCCGGCTGCCGCACAACCAGGACCTGCCCGACAAGGACCTGGCGGTGTTCCTCGGCGGCACCCGCAAGATGGACGAGTACCGCCGGGACCTGTTCTGGGCGCAGGAGTACGCGCGGCGCAACCGGGCCCTGATGATGGCGCTCGCCCAGAACGCGGTGACGCGGTTCTTCAGCGGCCGCAGGATCGAGTGGACCGAGCACATCTCCTGCCACCACAACTACGTGGCCGAGGAGGAGTACGACGGCGTCGAGCTGCTGGTCACCCGCAAGGGCGCGATCCGGGCGGGGGCCGGCGACCTGGGCATCATCCCCGGCTCCATGGCCACCGGCACCTACATCGTGCGAGGCCTGGGCAACCCGCAGGCGTTCAACTCCGCCTCGCACGGCGCCGGCCGCCGGATGAGCCGCAACAAGGCCCGCAAGACCTTCACCGTCGAGGACCTGCAGGCCCAGACGCAGGGCGTGGAGTGCCGCAAGGACGCCGGGGTGCTCGACGAGATCCCCGCCGCCTACAAGGACCTGGAGTCGGTGATCGCCGCCCAGTCCGACCTGGTCCGCGTCGAGGCGCACCTGCGCCAGCTCGTCTGCATCAAGGGCTGA